The proteins below are encoded in one region of Clostridium estertheticum:
- a CDS encoding ABC transporter substrate-binding protein yields MKKSMSILLAAVLTGSLALGGCGKSDTATTQPKADANAPVKLSITWWGSQSRHDYTNKLLSMYTAKYPNVTFQATPSGWDGYFDKISAQAAGDTMPDIMQMDYSFISTYSNNDTLADLTPYVTDKTIDLTNADQNLVNTGKVSGKLTGVVLASTGLAITYNPEVFKKAGLAMPTSAWTWADFEKDMITIQKKTGSYGQSKIDNISTFPYWVRQYGKTMYSADGTKLGYDNDSVFIDYANMLKRLQDAKALPNPDQWAQISAKGKEAEPVVTGTAGATMDWSNYGVIVSKSNPNLKLVTPPYSSTGIKALWNKPAMFFSVAKSSKNQKEAAKFINWFLNDPEANKVINAERGIPVSSTVRDTLKPTLTAQQKDMFDYADIIIKNSTKADPADPAGVAEVTKALTDTVNSFLYGKTTAAQSAASFRTKSNEILGRNSK; encoded by the coding sequence ATGAAAAAATCTATGTCTATACTTTTAGCGGCTGTTTTAACTGGTTCCTTAGCACTAGGTGGTTGTGGAAAAAGTGATACTGCAACTACGCAACCGAAAGCGGATGCTAATGCGCCAGTTAAACTATCAATAACTTGGTGGGGTTCACAGTCAAGGCATGACTATACTAATAAATTACTATCAATGTATACAGCTAAATATCCAAATGTAACATTTCAGGCAACACCTTCTGGATGGGATGGTTATTTTGATAAAATTTCAGCTCAGGCGGCAGGGGATACCATGCCAGATATAATGCAAATGGATTACTCGTTTATATCAACATATTCTAACAATGATACCTTAGCGGATTTAACACCTTATGTAACAGATAAGACTATTGATTTAACAAACGCTGACCAAAATCTGGTGAATACAGGTAAAGTAAGTGGGAAGCTAACAGGAGTTGTCTTAGCTTCTACAGGACTTGCAATAACTTATAATCCTGAGGTATTTAAAAAAGCGGGACTTGCAATGCCAACATCAGCATGGACTTGGGCTGACTTTGAAAAAGATATGATAACAATTCAGAAAAAGACTGGGTCTTATGGCCAAAGTAAAATAGATAATATAAGTACTTTTCCATATTGGGTAAGACAATATGGTAAAACAATGTATTCGGCAGATGGTACAAAACTAGGATACGATAATGATAGTGTTTTCATAGATTATGCTAACATGCTTAAAAGACTTCAAGATGCAAAAGCATTGCCTAATCCTGATCAATGGGCACAAATTAGTGCAAAAGGAAAGGAAGCTGAGCCAGTTGTTACGGGCACAGCTGGAGCTACAATGGATTGGTCTAATTATGGTGTAATAGTTTCAAAATCAAACCCTAATTTAAAGCTTGTAACACCTCCTTATAGTAGTACAGGAATTAAAGCTTTATGGAACAAACCAGCAATGTTTTTCTCAGTAGCTAAATCTTCAAAAAATCAGAAGGAAGCTGCTAAGTTTATTAATTGGTTCTTAAATGACCCAGAAGCAAACAAAGTTATAAATGCTGAACGTGGAATACCAGTATCCTCAACAGTAAGAGATACACTAAAACCTACATTAACAGCACAACAAAAGGATATGTTTGATTATGCAGATATTATTATTAAAAATTCAACAAAAGCAGATCCAGCAGATCCAGCAGGAGTAGCTGAGGTTACTAAAGCATTGACAGATACAGTAAATTCATTTTTATATGGTAAAACTACGGCTGCACAATCAGCAGCTAGTTTTAGAACTAAATCCAATGAAATACTCGGAAGAAATTCTAAATAA
- a CDS encoding response regulator transcription factor — MYKVLIVDDERIIREGIANSIEWNKYGFSLCGMAQNGIDAYEIIKQVVPDVVITDIKMPGMGGLELISRIYKEYPQIIFIILSGYGEFEFANKAMKYGVKYYLLKPCDEDEIIKILKKITIEKKEKEKKDKFLTDINDNLKKVLPQVGEQFLRDFIIGVTYSKLECEYFLRLFDIKETKFKLVVFKLDNGVDLLEKFALKNIAYDILNQNVVYLSTILDNNILLLIKSIDLAILTDWLSQIKDIFNKYFKYDICIGVSNENNFGSIQKMYLEVKECLKCEFYLGDNKIITEKIIEFNKSQDNLNDSTYNEIIAVSVKTGNIESLNFQLDSFFHMIYQEKVEIEMAKNYCIEIFLIILRQGDHKEVSSYAKGLYEIQDKSTLKQISVYIKYIANEIAKKNYDNNTENYGAIISTVINCVDNNIQNYELSLTWIAKKVLFINENYLGKLFYKHTNEKFSKYVVRLRMEKAIELIRSKKDYKVYEITEQIGFGDNTQYFSQVFKKYTGYTPSEYRKL, encoded by the coding sequence ATGTATAAAGTTTTGATTGTTGATGATGAGAGAATAATAAGAGAAGGTATTGCAAATTCCATTGAGTGGAATAAATATGGTTTCTCACTTTGCGGAATGGCCCAGAATGGAATAGATGCTTATGAAATTATTAAGCAAGTTGTTCCAGACGTGGTTATAACGGATATTAAAATGCCTGGAATGGGGGGATTAGAATTAATTTCTAGGATATATAAGGAATATCCTCAAATTATTTTCATAATTTTGTCTGGATATGGAGAATTTGAATTTGCAAATAAAGCGATGAAATACGGCGTTAAATACTATTTATTAAAACCATGTGATGAGGATGAAATAATTAAAATTTTAAAAAAAATAACAATAGAAAAAAAAGAAAAAGAAAAAAAGGATAAATTTCTTACGGATATAAATGATAATTTAAAAAAAGTTTTACCACAAGTCGGAGAACAGTTTTTAAGAGATTTTATAATTGGGGTAACTTATAGTAAATTAGAATGTGAATATTTTTTAAGACTCTTTGATATAAAAGAAACTAAGTTTAAACTTGTTGTATTTAAACTGGATAATGGAGTGGATTTACTAGAGAAGTTTGCGTTAAAGAATATAGCATATGATATATTGAATCAAAATGTTGTTTACTTAAGCACTATATTGGATAATAACATTTTATTGCTAATTAAGTCTATTGATTTAGCTATACTTACAGACTGGCTATCCCAAATTAAAGATATTTTTAATAAGTATTTTAAATATGATATTTGTATAGGGGTAAGTAATGAAAATAATTTTGGAAGTATACAAAAAATGTATCTAGAGGTTAAGGAATGTTTAAAATGTGAATTTTATCTTGGCGATAACAAAATAATAACAGAGAAAATTATTGAGTTTAATAAGTCTCAAGATAATTTAAATGATTCAACTTATAATGAAATAATTGCAGTTTCGGTTAAAACTGGTAATATAGAAAGCTTAAACTTTCAATTGGACAGTTTTTTTCATATGATATATCAAGAAAAAGTAGAAATAGAAATGGCTAAAAATTATTGTATTGAAATATTTTTAATTATACTAAGGCAAGGCGATCATAAAGAAGTTAGTAGTTATGCAAAAGGTTTATATGAAATCCAAGATAAAAGTACTTTAAAACAAATTAGCGTATATATAAAATATATAGCTAATGAAATAGCTAAAAAAAATTATGATAATAATACAGAAAATTATGGAGCTATTATAAGTACAGTTATAAACTGCGTTGATAATAATATACAAAATTATGAATTGTCACTTACTTGGATAGCAAAAAAAGTATTATTTATAAATGAAAATTATTTAGGGAAGCTATTTTACAAACATACTAATGAAAAATTTTCTAAGTATGTTGTTAGGCTTAGAATGGAGAAGGCCATAGAACTTATTAGGAGTAAAAAAGATTATAAGGTTTATGAAATAACTGAGCAAATAGGATTTGGGGATAACACTCAATATTTTAGCCAAGTATTTAAAAAATATACGGGCTATACTCCATCTGAATATAGAAAGCTGTAA
- a CDS encoding carbohydrate ABC transporter permease, with translation MSKKKKSLKFGNNNVTGYILIAPWLIGFLIMYAIPMVISLYFSFTKYNLLSTPRFIGIDNFKRMFFNDPSFWKSLGVTFYYVFMLVPLRLIFAFIVAMLLNSKRKFLGLYRAVYYVPSIVGGSVAVSIVWKQIFGNDGVAMSLLSIIGIHQKISFIGNPSTAIWTIISLGVWQFGSAMLIFLAAIKQLPKSIYESASIDGAGFFRQVFKITIPMLTPVIFFNLILQIINAFKAFTESYIITQGGPMDSTLFYVLNLYRKSFTYFDMGYSSAMAWVLVAIIGIFTAVLFKSQTAWVHYESKE, from the coding sequence ATGAGTAAAAAAAAGAAGAGTTTAAAATTTGGAAACAATAATGTAACTGGTTATATTCTTATTGCGCCGTGGTTGATAGGATTTTTGATCATGTATGCGATACCAATGGTTATATCATTATATTTTTCTTTCACTAAATACAATTTACTTAGTACACCTAGGTTCATTGGTATAGATAATTTTAAAAGAATGTTTTTCAATGATCCAAGTTTTTGGAAGTCATTAGGTGTAACATTTTATTATGTGTTTATGTTAGTGCCTTTAAGGTTAATATTTGCATTTATAGTAGCGATGTTACTTAATAGTAAAAGAAAATTTTTAGGTTTATATAGAGCAGTGTATTATGTACCTTCAATTGTTGGGGGAAGTGTAGCTGTTTCAATAGTTTGGAAACAAATTTTTGGAAATGATGGAGTTGCAATGTCGCTTCTTTCTATTATTGGGATACATCAAAAAATATCTTTTATAGGTAATCCATCAACTGCTATATGGACGATAATATCCCTGGGAGTATGGCAATTTGGATCGGCTATGTTAATATTTCTAGCTGCTATAAAACAATTACCAAAAAGTATTTATGAATCCGCAAGTATAGATGGCGCTGGTTTTTTTAGGCAGGTTTTTAAAATTACAATACCAATGCTCACTCCAGTAATTTTCTTTAATTTAATTCTGCAAATAATTAATGCATTTAAAGCATTTACAGAAAGTTATATCATAACGCAAGGTGGTCCAATGGACAGTACCTTATTCTATGTATTAAATTTATATAGAAAATCATTTACTTACTTTGACATGGGATATAGTAGTGCTATGGCTTGGGTATTGGTTGCTATAATTGGAATATTTACTGCAGTATTATTTAAATCCCAGACAGCATGGGTACATTACGAATCAAAGGAGTGA
- a CDS encoding carbohydrate ABC transporter permease yields the protein MGKNKKLRSFMFHFFTIILGLIMIYPLLWLVSSSFKTNSEIFVNSYSLIPKHWDIVKNYSSGWKGIGGVSFGTFMWNSVIVAVIGTVGGVFSSVIAAYAFARIKFFGKNFWFFCVMMTLMVPNQVMVVPQFIIFKKLGLINNIASLIIPWVFGSAFFIFLTVQFIRGLPIELDEAAEIDGCSKIQTFTKIIFPLVVPAVITSTIFSFYWIWQDFFQPLIFMSNPRHFTVSLALNLYLDPNSFNNYGGMLAMSVVSLIPVVVIFLIFQKQLVEGVATSGLKD from the coding sequence GTGGGGAAAAATAAAAAATTAAGATCATTTATGTTTCATTTTTTTACTATAATATTAGGTCTTATTATGATTTATCCATTGTTATGGTTAGTAAGTAGTTCATTTAAAACGAATTCTGAAATATTTGTTAATTCATATTCATTAATACCTAAACATTGGGACATTGTTAAAAACTACTCTTCAGGATGGAAAGGAATTGGAGGAGTATCTTTTGGAACATTCATGTGGAACTCAGTAATTGTTGCAGTAATTGGAACCGTTGGAGGTGTTTTTTCTTCAGTGATTGCAGCTTATGCGTTTGCTAGAATAAAATTCTTTGGTAAAAACTTTTGGTTTTTCTGTGTAATGATGACGCTGATGGTACCTAACCAAGTTATGGTAGTACCACAATTTATTATATTCAAGAAACTAGGGCTTATAAATAATATTGCATCATTAATAATTCCATGGGTTTTTGGTAGTGCATTTTTCATATTTTTAACTGTGCAATTTATTCGTGGATTACCAATTGAGCTAGATGAAGCTGCTGAAATAGATGGATGTAGTAAAATTCAAACTTTTACTAAAATTATTTTTCCATTAGTAGTTCCAGCTGTAATTACATCAACTATATTTTCTTTTTATTGGATATGGCAAGATTTTTTCCAACCGCTAATTTTTATGAGTAATCCAAGGCATTTCACTGTTTCTTTAGCTTTAAATTTATATCTTGACCCAAATTCCTTTAATAATTATGGGGGAATGCTTGCAATGTCTGTTGTATCCTTAATACCAGTAGTTGTTATATTTCTAATATTTCAAAAACAGTTGGTAGAAGGTGTAGCAACAAGTGGACTTAAGGATTAA
- a CDS encoding YesL family protein: MAKSKREFGEGPFYTITNYIFWFLLGNLYFLLLNIPLVIMFIILFSIGTNKIPQGFTSILVVCCIPIAPAATALFSVMGKLIREKDVNITKDFFKAYKTNFIQSLFFGALEIMLLCILSIDIKYFIASAYPKALTVSVFVIIVFVFSINLYVFPIISRFYLGWKDILKTAAYYTIRKFNVTLLCLSSFLIVGFVFFKVSTFILLFISSIVCYLIMYYQKNVLLEIENKLKLNTDKPKL; the protein is encoded by the coding sequence ATGGCTAAATCAAAAAGAGAATTTGGTGAGGGACCTTTCTACACAATAACTAATTATATATTTTGGTTCCTTCTCGGTAATTTATACTTTCTACTTCTTAATATTCCATTAGTTATTATGTTCATTATACTTTTTTCTATTGGAACAAATAAAATTCCACAAGGTTTTACTTCTATCCTTGTTGTATGTTGTATTCCTATAGCACCTGCAGCAACAGCTTTATTTAGTGTGATGGGCAAACTTATACGAGAAAAAGATGTAAATATTACAAAGGATTTTTTTAAAGCTTATAAAACCAACTTTATTCAATCTTTATTTTTCGGTGCCTTAGAAATAATGTTACTATGCATACTATCTATTGATATTAAATATTTTATTGCAAGTGCTTACCCAAAAGCATTAACGGTTTCCGTTTTTGTAATAATAGTTTTTGTTTTTTCAATAAATCTGTATGTATTCCCAATAATCTCAAGATTTTATTTGGGCTGGAAAGATATTCTTAAAACAGCTGCATACTATACCATTCGGAAATTCAATGTTACACTTTTATGTCTTTCAAGTTTTTTAATTGTAGGCTTTGTATTTTTTAAAGTCTCTACCTTTATCTTACTATTCATATCAAGTATTGTTTGTTATTTAATAATGTATTACCAAAAAAATGTATTATTAGAAATTGAAAATAAGCTAAAACTAAATACTGATAAACCTAAACTATAA
- a CDS encoding sugar phosphate isomerase/epimerase family protein, producing the protein MIIGGRAHDFGKLPVAQLAAKVSKQGYSYVQLALSKAIYGIDCSFGKLSPGLGNYIRDSFKKENVQIAVLGCYINHIHPDIQKRRAEIDRFKEHIRFARDFGCSIVGTETGTLKVDGLSDYDNESESAFETLIESLKELICEAEKFGVIVGIEGGKNEVVSTPQRMRRVLDLIPSNNLQVIYDPTNYISILNFKDQNDLIKDAFNLFGDRMVILHAKDFVVCNNKINIVAAGMGSLNYELILKLIKERKPFINILLEDIKEVDMDGSIKFIEQLYNRV; encoded by the coding sequence TTGATAATAGGTGGAAGAGCTCATGATTTTGGAAAATTACCAGTTGCGCAGCTTGCAGCGAAAGTATCAAAGCAGGGTTATTCATATGTTCAATTGGCTTTAAGTAAAGCGATATATGGAATAGATTGTAGTTTTGGTAAGTTAAGTCCAGGCCTTGGGAACTATATTAGGGATAGTTTTAAAAAAGAAAATGTTCAGATTGCTGTTTTAGGTTGTTATATAAATCATATACATCCGGATATCCAAAAGAGAAGAGCCGAGATAGATAGGTTTAAGGAACATATAAGATTTGCTAGAGATTTTGGATGTAGTATAGTTGGAACAGAAACTGGAACCTTAAAGGTTGATGGCTTAAGTGATTATGATAACGAGTCAGAATCAGCATTTGAAACTTTAATTGAAAGTTTAAAAGAGCTCATATGTGAAGCTGAAAAATTTGGAGTTATAGTTGGAATTGAGGGAGGGAAAAACGAGGTTGTATCTACTCCTCAAAGAATGAGAAGAGTCCTAGATTTGATTCCGTCAAACAATTTACAAGTTATCTACGATCCAACTAATTATATATCAATATTAAACTTTAAGGATCAAAATGATCTTATTAAAGATGCCTTTAATTTATTTGGTGATAGAATGGTAATTTTGCATGCAAAGGATTTTGTAGTTTGTAATAATAAAATCAATATTGTAGCTGCGGGCATGGGAAGTTTAAATTATGAATTGATACTGAAACTGATTAAGGAGAGAAAACCATTTATAAATATTTTGCTTGAAGATATTAAAGAAGTGGATATGGATGGAAGCATTAAGTTTATTGAACAACTTTATAATAGAGTATAA
- a CDS encoding glycosyl hydrolase 115 family protein, with protein sequence MKQNKFFILNKNTTIKVIGKSSKGIKNIINIFLRDINKVFKVESNLKGDERTEIIIRCSLDGTELLLKSEEFTVKFQNDDNKKSVMNIYAKDELGIIYALLYISKTYLGVDPFWFWNDKEPKCLPYVRIPMSDYKSFTKKVKYRGWFVNDEVLLSGWKDSPTDEEVWKLVFETILRCGGNMVIPGTDKTSKINKKLASDMGLWITHHHAEPLGAEMFLRAYPGEEPIYDKNSKLFEELWRSAVLDQKDTKVIWNIGFRGQGDQAFWEYDATYKTPEARGKLISRVIQKQYEIVKEYVDRPVFCTNLYGEIMELYKAGYINFPEGVIKIWADSGYGKMVSRRQENHNPRIYSLPSEKDLGPHGVYYHVTFYDLQSSNHLTMLPNTPEFVKSELEAAFRVECNEYLIVNSGNVRPHTYMLDLVSELWKYGYVDTNKHMKNYMKCYFPSGSEIMEECFNKYFNTPVQYGQHEDERAGEQFYHYPAREIISQWIKNKNNDTVESLKWATGHICFEKQVKWYKEKCEANLNKWEVLKNQCDNALISLLGKEKSLFSDSLLLQVIIHLTGCKGAVELCRGYDAFREKNYSLSFVHVCTAMKEYEEALSKMKESEHDKWINFYRNDCLTNVKLTIYCLDTLRRYIRVLGDGSNFYNWEKQYVLPSGDKNIMLLATTTNQLTDDELYVKIKEKVMMI encoded by the coding sequence ATGAAACAAAATAAATTTTTTATTTTAAATAAAAATACAACCATAAAAGTAATAGGCAAAAGTAGCAAGGGAATTAAAAATATTATAAATATTTTTTTACGTGATATTAACAAAGTATTTAAAGTTGAAAGCAATTTAAAGGGGGATGAAAGGACAGAAATAATTATAAGATGTTCATTAGATGGTACTGAACTTCTTTTAAAGTCAGAAGAGTTTACGGTGAAATTTCAGAATGATGATAATAAAAAAAGTGTTATGAATATTTATGCAAAGGATGAATTAGGAATAATATATGCATTGCTTTACATAAGTAAAACATATTTGGGTGTAGATCCATTTTGGTTCTGGAATGATAAAGAACCTAAATGCTTACCATATGTTAGAATTCCTATGTCTGATTATAAGTCATTTACTAAAAAGGTTAAATATAGGGGATGGTTTGTGAATGATGAAGTACTATTATCAGGTTGGAAGGATAGCCCAACAGACGAAGAAGTTTGGAAATTAGTTTTTGAGACTATACTTAGATGCGGTGGAAATATGGTTATACCAGGTACAGATAAAACAAGCAAAATAAACAAGAAGCTGGCGTCAGATATGGGATTGTGGATAACTCATCATCATGCAGAGCCTTTAGGTGCCGAAATGTTTTTAAGAGCTTACCCAGGCGAGGAGCCTATATATGATAAAAATAGTAAACTTTTTGAGGAACTTTGGAGAAGTGCCGTATTAGATCAGAAAGACACAAAAGTTATATGGAATATTGGATTTAGAGGGCAGGGAGACCAAGCGTTTTGGGAATATGATGCAACATATAAAACACCTGAGGCAAGAGGTAAACTTATAAGCAGAGTAATACAAAAGCAATACGAAATAGTTAAAGAATATGTTGATAGACCTGTATTTTGCACAAATTTATACGGTGAAATAATGGAACTATATAAGGCAGGGTATATAAATTTTCCAGAGGGTGTTATAAAAATATGGGCAGATAGCGGATATGGGAAGATGGTTTCAAGAAGACAAGAAAACCATAATCCTAGAATATATTCATTGCCAAGTGAAAAGGATTTAGGCCCTCATGGTGTTTATTATCATGTTACCTTTTACGACTTGCAATCATCTAATCATTTGACTATGCTTCCTAATACACCTGAATTTGTGAAGTCTGAATTAGAAGCTGCATTTAGAGTTGAGTGTAATGAGTATTTAATTGTAAATAGTGGAAATGTTAGACCTCATACTTATATGTTAGATTTGGTTAGTGAACTTTGGAAGTATGGTTATGTAGATACAAACAAACACATGAAAAATTATATGAAATGTTATTTTCCTTCTGGAAGTGAAATTATGGAAGAATGTTTTAATAAATATTTTAATACACCTGTGCAATATGGACAACATGAAGATGAAAGAGCAGGAGAGCAATTTTATCATTATCCAGCTAGGGAAATAATTAGTCAGTGGATTAAAAACAAAAACAATGATACTGTAGAATCTTTAAAGTGGGCAACTGGTCATATTTGTTTTGAAAAGCAGGTTAAATGGTATAAGGAAAAGTGTGAAGCAAATTTGAACAAGTGGGAAGTTTTAAAAAATCAGTGTGATAATGCGTTAATCTCTTTATTAGGAAAAGAGAAGAGTCTCTTTTCTGATAGTTTATTATTGCAGGTAATAATTCATCTAACAGGTTGCAAAGGTGCTGTAGAGCTTTGTAGGGGTTATGATGCATTTAGAGAAAAAAATTATTCTCTTTCATTTGTACATGTTTGTACTGCAATGAAAGAATATGAAGAAGCACTTAGCAAAATGAAAGAATCAGAGCATGATAAATGGATAAATTTCTACAGAAATGATTGTCTCACAAATGTTAAACTCACAATATATTGTTTAGATACTCTTAGAAGGTATATTCGTGTACTTGGTGATGGTTCTAATTTTTATAACTGGGAAAAGCAATATGTTCTACCGAGCGGGGATAAGAATATTATGTTGCTCGCAACTACTACTAATCAGTTAACTGATGATGAGCTTTATGTTAAGATTAAGGAAAAGGTAATGATGATATAG
- the tkt gene encoding transketolase has protein sequence MNKIEQLTVDTIRVLSAEAIQKANSGHPGLPLGVAPMAYTLWANHMKHNPSNSKWQDRDRFVLSAGHGSMLEYSLLNLFGYGLTIEDLKSFRQFGSLTPGHPEYGHTNGVEITTGPLGQGIANAVGMAIAESHLAAKFNTKKHAIVDHYTYAICGDGDNMEGISGEAASLAGTLGLSKLILMYDSNSISIEGSTDIAFTEDVSKRYEAYGWQVINVEDGNDMDEIGKAIETAKLELNKPTFIKIKTIIGFGCAKKQGTPSAHGEPLGEDNITEMKKCMGWNLAPFTVPDEVTKHMEIVKSKLSKKEEAWNTLYAEYSKENPKLAKEYEVWQSGDLSVDLLKVEELWKFEGKAATRNSSGAIINTLAKYVPNFIGGSADLAPSNKTYMKGLGDFSVDDRNGSNLHFGVREHAMAAIANGIYVHGGLKPFVSTFFVFSDYMKGAMRLSALMGLPVTYVLTHDSIAVGEDGPTHEPIEQLAALRALPNFNVFRPADSRETAVGWYAAVTSKTTPTALILTRQNLPLYDETSIEALKGAYVLKTYETPGQKPDIILMASGSEVEFIYEGAKLLNDKGIKARVISMPCLDLFDAQSKEYKESILPSSVRTRLAIEAAASFGWHKYVGLDGDVISIDRFGASGKAEILYKEFGFTTENVVSKALKLLGK, from the coding sequence TTGAATAAAATTGAACAACTAACAGTAGATACTATAAGAGTATTATCAGCTGAGGCAATACAAAAAGCAAATTCAGGACATCCAGGTCTTCCACTTGGGGTTGCACCAATGGCGTACACATTATGGGCAAACCATATGAAACATAATCCTAGCAATTCAAAATGGCAGGATAGAGATAGGTTTGTACTCTCTGCAGGTCACGGATCAATGCTTGAGTACTCACTTCTTAATCTTTTCGGGTATGGTCTTACTATAGAAGATTTAAAGAGCTTTAGGCAATTTGGAAGTTTAACACCTGGCCATCCTGAATATGGTCATACAAACGGCGTTGAAATTACCACAGGTCCACTTGGACAAGGAATTGCTAATGCAGTTGGTATGGCAATAGCTGAAAGTCATCTTGCAGCAAAATTCAATACAAAAAAACATGCTATTGTAGATCATTATACATATGCTATATGTGGTGATGGAGATAATATGGAAGGTATTTCTGGAGAAGCAGCATCCCTTGCAGGTACTCTAGGATTATCTAAACTTATTTTAATGTATGATTCAAATAGTATATCAATAGAAGGATCTACAGATATTGCCTTTACAGAAGATGTAAGCAAAAGGTATGAAGCTTATGGATGGCAGGTAATAAACGTAGAAGATGGAAATGATATGGATGAAATAGGGAAAGCTATTGAAACTGCAAAACTTGAATTAAATAAACCCACCTTTATTAAAATCAAAACTATTATAGGATTTGGCTGTGCTAAAAAGCAAGGCACACCATCTGCACATGGCGAACCACTTGGTGAAGATAATATAACTGAAATGAAAAAATGTATGGGCTGGAATCTTGCTCCATTTACTGTTCCAGATGAAGTAACTAAGCATATGGAAATTGTAAAATCAAAACTAAGCAAAAAAGAAGAAGCTTGGAACACACTTTATGCTGAGTATAGCAAAGAAAATCCTAAACTCGCTAAAGAATATGAAGTATGGCAGAGTGGTGATCTTTCTGTTGATTTACTAAAAGTTGAAGAATTGTGGAAATTTGAAGGCAAGGCAGCAACAAGAAACTCTTCTGGAGCTATAATAAATACATTAGCAAAATATGTACCAAACTTTATAGGTGGCTCTGCAGATCTTGCTCCTTCTAATAAAACATACATGAAGGGTCTGGGCGATTTCTCCGTCGACGATAGAAATGGTTCTAACCTTCATTTTGGAGTACGTGAGCATGCCATGGCAGCCATTGCAAATGGTATATATGTTCATGGAGGTCTTAAACCTTTTGTTTCAACTTTCTTCGTATTTAGTGATTATATGAAGGGTGCAATGAGATTATCTGCACTTATGGGTCTACCAGTAACTTACGTGTTAACTCATGATAGTATAGCTGTTGGTGAAGACGGTCCAACTCATGAACCAATAGAGCAACTTGCAGCTTTAAGGGCTCTACCAAACTTTAATGTGTTTAGACCAGCTGATTCAAGAGAAACTGCTGTTGGTTGGTATGCCGCAGTGACTTCAAAGACAACACCTACCGCTCTAATACTAACAAGGCAGAATCTTCCTTTATATGATGAAACATCAATAGAAGCTTTAAAAGGTGCATATGTATTAAAAACTTATGAAACACCTGGTCAAAAACCTGATATCATTTTAATGGCTTCTGGATCTGAAGTAGAATTCATTTATGAAGGTGCTAAATTATTAAATGATAAAGGTATTAAAGCAAGAGTTATAAGTATGCCATGTTTAGATTTATTTGACGCTCAATCAAAAGAGTATAAGGAATCTATATTACCATCATCCGTTAGAACAAGGCTCGCTATTGAAGCCGCTGCTTCATTCGGTTGGCACAAATATGTTGGACTTGACGGAGATGTCATTTCAATTGATAGATTTGGAGCTTCAGGTAAAGCTGAAATTTTATATAAAGAATTTGGATTTACAACAGAAAATGTTGTAAGTAAAGCGCTTAAACTACTAGGTAAATAA